Below is a genomic region from candidate division SR1 bacterium Aalborg_AAW-1.
TAAGGAGTAAAAGAGGTAAAAACTAGATTGTGCAACTGATACTATCTATGATACTTGTTTACATCTTCTATTTTTCGCTGACTATCATAAACTTTTGATATATTCTAATACTTCTTGTGGATGAAGAGCTGGTTTTACATCTTCTCGTTTATAGATAATAGTGGCATCATGGTCAAGGAGAAATGATGTTCTGATAACACCCATATATTTACGACCGTACATTGATTTTTCTTTTCGTACATCAAAACGTGGATCACTTACTAATACAAGATCCGTATCTGCAATTAGAGGAATAGTCAGACCATATTTTTTTTGAAACTTACAGTGACTTTCGTGACTATCTTTACTAATTCCTATGACTTGTGCATCGAGTGCTTCAAACTGTGGGATAAGCGCATCGAATCCTTGTGCTTCTAATGTACATCCAGAGGTATCATCTTTAGGATAAAAATA
It encodes:
- the bcp gene encoding Putative peroxiredoxin bcp; amino-acid sequence: MNPFLLTQPDQIQIQTTLEELCRQKKYTLLYFYPKDDTSGCTLEAQGFDALIPQFEALDAQVIGISKDSHESHCKFQKKYGLTIPLIADTDLVLVSDPRFDVRKEKSMYGRKYMGVIRTSFLLDHDATIIYKREDVKPALHPQEVLEYIKSLG